A single Pseudomonas sp. MM223 DNA region contains:
- the csrA_1 gene encoding Carbon storage regulator (*Name csrA_1) produces the protein MLVIGREVGEIIVIGDDIRIMVVQTRDGVVRFGVEAPREVTVHRAEVYKRIKEGGKKQCPQP, from the coding sequence ATGCTGGTCATTGGACGCGAAGTGGGGGAGATCATCGTGATTGGCGATGACATCCGCATCATGGTGGTGCAGACCCGAGACGGGGTGGTGCGTTTCGGGGTCGAGGCCCCGCGGGAGGTGACAGTGCATCGGGCCGAGGTTTACAAGCGCATCAAGGAAGGGGGCAAGAAGCAATGCCCCCAACCATAG
- the gshAB gene encoding Glutathione biosynthesis bifunctional protein GshAB (*Name gshAB) codes for MKAHEIAYGQRLLRGQAPSYERLQARLAGDGSQPHDQPRAVHCGWGRLLIGHTYPNPASLAEALLNEHLGERDIALYVAAPQQLLAQAPQQLFLDPSDTLRLWFTDYRPAQRVFRGFRVRRAQNPADWQAINTLYQARGMLPVDPDLLTPRHLGGPVYWLAEDEDSGAVIGSVMGLNHAKAFDDPEHGSSLWCLAVDPHCTRPGVGEVLVRHLIEHFMSRGLAYLDLSVLHDNRQAKRLYQKLGFRNLPTFAVKRKNGINQQLFLGPGPEAELNPYARIIVDEALRRGIDVQVDDAAGGLFTLSLGGRRIRCRESLSDLTSAVTMTLCQDKRLTQHALHNAGLQVPAQQLAGNADDNLAFLDEHGAVVVKPVDGEQGQGVAVNLTSIDDITRAVEHARQFDSRVLLESFHAGFDLRIVVIGYEVVAAAVRHPAQVLGDGKHSIRQLIEAQSRRRQAATGGESRIPLDGETERTLRAAGFGYDDILPAGQRLTVRRTANLHTGGTLEDVTERLHPVLADAAVRAARALEIPVVGLDFMVRDAGQPEYVIIEANERAGLANHEPQPTAERFIDLLFPHTRPLA; via the coding sequence ATGAAAGCCCATGAGATCGCTTACGGCCAGCGCCTGCTGCGCGGCCAGGCGCCGTCCTACGAGCGCCTGCAGGCACGCCTGGCCGGCGATGGCAGCCAGCCCCATGACCAGCCACGTGCCGTGCACTGCGGCTGGGGCCGGCTGCTGATCGGCCATACCTACCCCAACCCCGCCAGCCTGGCCGAGGCGTTGCTGAACGAACACCTAGGCGAGCGTGACATCGCCCTGTACGTGGCCGCGCCGCAGCAGTTGCTGGCCCAGGCCCCGCAGCAACTGTTCCTCGACCCGTCCGATACCCTGCGCCTGTGGTTTACCGACTACCGGCCAGCGCAGCGGGTGTTCCGCGGCTTTCGCGTGCGCCGGGCCCAAAACCCGGCCGACTGGCAGGCCATCAACACCCTGTATCAGGCACGCGGCATGCTGCCGGTCGACCCCGACCTGCTCACCCCCAGGCACCTGGGCGGCCCGGTGTACTGGTTGGCCGAAGACGAAGACAGCGGCGCGGTGATTGGCAGCGTCATGGGCCTGAACCACGCCAAGGCCTTCGACGACCCGGAACACGGCAGCAGCCTGTGGTGCCTGGCGGTGGACCCGCACTGCACCCGCCCCGGCGTGGGCGAAGTGCTGGTGCGCCACCTGATCGAGCATTTCATGAGCCGTGGCCTGGCCTACCTCGACCTGTCGGTACTGCACGACAACCGCCAGGCCAAGCGCCTGTACCAGAAGCTGGGGTTTCGCAACCTGCCCACCTTTGCGGTCAAGCGCAAGAACGGCATCAACCAGCAGTTGTTCCTGGGCCCGGGCCCAGAGGCCGAGCTGAACCCCTACGCACGCATCATTGTCGATGAGGCCCTGCGCCGGGGTATCGACGTACAGGTGGATGATGCCGCTGGCGGCCTGTTCACCCTGAGCCTGGGCGGGCGCCGCATTCGCTGCCGTGAGTCGCTCAGCGACCTGACCAGTGCCGTGACCATGACCCTGTGCCAGGACAAACGCCTCACCCAGCACGCGTTGCACAACGCTGGGCTGCAGGTGCCGGCGCAGCAGCTGGCGGGCAATGCAGACGACAACCTGGCATTTCTCGACGAGCATGGCGCGGTGGTGGTCAAGCCGGTCGATGGTGAGCAAGGCCAGGGCGTGGCGGTGAACCTGACGAGTATCGACGACATTACCCGCGCCGTGGAGCACGCCCGCCAGTTCGACAGCCGTGTGCTGCTGGAAAGCTTCCATGCCGGGTTCGACCTGCGCATCGTGGTGATCGGCTACGAGGTAGTGGCCGCCGCCGTGCGCCACCCAGCCCAGGTACTGGGCGACGGCAAGCACAGCATCCGCCAGCTGATCGAAGCCCAAAGCCGCCGACGCCAGGCCGCGACCGGGGGTGAAAGCCGCATTCCGCTGGACGGCGAAACCGAGCGCACTCTACGTGCGGCGGGCTTTGGCTATGACGACATTTTGCCTGCTGGCCAGCGCCTGACTGTACGGCGCACCGCCAACCTGCATACCGGTGGCACCCTGGAAGATGTGACCGAACGCCTGCACCCGGTGCTGGCCGACGCTGCCGTGCGCGCTGCACGGGCGTTGGAAATTCCGGTGGTCGGGCTGGACTTCATGGTGCGCGATGCCGGGCAACCGGAGTACGTGATCATCGAAGCCAACGAACGTGCCGGCCTGGCCAACCATGAACCGCAGCCCACGGCCGAGCGCTTTATCGACCTGCTGTTTCCGCATACCCGGCCTTTGGCCTGA
- the csrA_2 gene encoding Translational regulator CsrA (*Name csrA_2), with product MLILTRRVGESIKISDNITVIVLGVKGSQVRLGVEAPKGVAVDREEIAERKAASRPAPAVGQAAQASREVRHGL from the coding sequence ATGTTGATCCTCACTCGCCGGGTAGGCGAATCCATCAAGATCTCCGACAACATCACAGTTATCGTCTTGGGCGTCAAAGGTAGCCAGGTCCGCCTGGGGGTAGAGGCGCCTAAGGGCGTGGCCGTGGACCGCGAAGAGATTGCCGAGCGCAAGGCGGCAAGCCGGCCAGCGCCAGCAGTTGGCCAAGCCGCTCAGGCGAGCCGAGAGGTGCGTCATGGCCTTTGA
- the prtR_2 gene encoding HTH-type transcriptional regulator PrtR (*Name prtR_2), giving the protein MDPVLPSGSVVAINTQILDGDDGRMYAVAHRGQLRVKLLHSLPDYGTRLRSYNRADHPDEDYPLVEALDGKLKILGRVFWYTATI; this is encoded by the coding sequence ATGGACCCTGTCCTGCCCTCAGGTAGCGTGGTTGCCATAAACACTCAGATCTTAGATGGCGATGACGGGAGAATGTACGCAGTTGCCCATAGGGGACAGCTCAGAGTGAAACTCCTGCATAGCCTTCCCGATTATGGGACTCGGCTAAGGAGCTACAACCGAGCGGACCATCCGGACGAAGATTACCCACTGGTCGAAGCATTGGATGGCAAGCTCAAGATTCTCGGTCGCGTATTCTGGTATACCGCGACCATATAG
- the ecpB_2 gene encoding putative fimbrial chaperone EcpB (*Name ecpB_2): MKTWIHCLALVMCVASWPLQAAPALNVGGLYDYLAGDRSTLLKRIRNGGESTAFVKVSVAELVYDEKGRGREIDQDSLPMEQRGLVVSPARLIVPARGMQAVRLLYRGERDKERYFRLRFIPVLPETGDGFAVNEQEAEAYRDKLMAGVNLLAGYGTLLFVHPANSRYQTPVSREAGALTVSNHGNATVVLDHFRQCQRRDQVCEPATKHHLLPGRTRQFEGQADKVHQFELHEGAEHKAMQLEG, from the coding sequence ATGAAAACCTGGATTCATTGCCTGGCACTGGTGATGTGCGTGGCATCGTGGCCGTTGCAAGCGGCGCCAGCGCTCAATGTCGGTGGGCTCTATGATTACCTGGCGGGCGACCGCAGTACGTTGCTCAAACGAATTCGCAACGGCGGTGAGAGTACGGCTTTTGTAAAGGTAAGCGTCGCCGAACTGGTATATGACGAAAAAGGGAGGGGACGGGAAATCGACCAGGACAGCCTGCCGATGGAGCAGCGCGGTCTGGTCGTCAGCCCGGCACGCCTGATTGTGCCCGCACGAGGTATGCAGGCGGTGCGTTTGCTGTACCGCGGTGAGCGTGACAAGGAACGCTACTTCCGCCTGCGTTTCATTCCGGTGTTACCCGAAACCGGCGACGGTTTTGCCGTGAACGAACAAGAAGCTGAGGCTTACCGCGACAAACTGATGGCAGGCGTAAACCTGCTGGCAGGTTATGGCACGCTGCTATTTGTACACCCGGCAAATAGCCGCTATCAAACCCCGGTTAGCCGCGAAGCTGGCGCATTGACCGTGAGCAACCACGGTAATGCCACCGTGGTGCTCGACCATTTCCGCCAATGCCAGCGCCGCGACCAGGTATGTGAACCAGCCACCAAGCACCACCTTCTGCCCGGGCGTACCCGCCAGTTCGAAGGGCAGGCTGACAAGGTACACCAGTTCGAGCTGCATGAAGGTGCCGAGCATAAAGCCATGCAGCTCGAAGGGTGA
- the asnB gene encoding Asparagine synthetase [glutamine-hydrolyzing] 1 (*Name asnB): MPSTTSPSCAKSLQDLGYSFWSDGDTEVLLKGYHAWGAALLPKLNGMFALAIWERDNQRLFLARDRLGVKPLYLSRNGERLRFASTLPALLKGGDIDPMLDPVALNHYLNFHAVVPAPRTLLANVQKLEPGTWMRIDRHGEVERQTWWQLKYGANPDERELDLEGWTTRVLDATRDAVAIRQRAAVDVGVLLSGGVDSSLLVGLLREVGVDDLSTFSIGFEDAGGERGDEFQYSDLIAKHYGTRHHQLRIAEHEIIDQLPAAFRAMSEPMVSHDCIAFYLLSREVAKHCKGVQSGQGADELFAGYHWYPQVDGAEDAFAAYRDAFFDRSHAEYRDTVQAPWLLETDAAGDFVREHFARPGARDAVDKALRLDSTVMLVDDPVKRVDNMTMAWGLEARTPFLDYRLVELSARIPARFKLPDGGKQVLKQAARRVIPHEVIDRKKGYFPVPGLKHLEGATLGWVRELLTDPSQDRGLFNPAMLDRLLSNPHGQLTPLRGSKLWQLAALNLWLSEQGI, translated from the coding sequence GTGCCATCTACAACTTCCCCGAGCTGCGCCAAGAGCCTGCAAGACCTGGGCTACAGCTTCTGGTCCGACGGCGACACCGAGGTGTTGCTCAAGGGCTACCACGCCTGGGGCGCGGCCTTGCTGCCCAAACTCAACGGCATGTTCGCCCTGGCCATTTGGGAACGCGACAACCAGCGCCTGTTCCTGGCCCGCGACCGCCTGGGCGTCAAGCCCCTGTACCTGTCGCGCAACGGCGAGCGCCTACGTTTTGCCTCGACCCTGCCAGCGCTGCTCAAAGGCGGCGACATCGACCCGATGCTGGACCCGGTAGCGCTCAACCATTACCTGAACTTCCACGCCGTGGTGCCGGCGCCACGCACCCTGCTGGCCAACGTGCAAAAGCTGGAACCCGGCACCTGGATGCGCATCGACCGCCATGGCGAAGTCGAACGCCAGACCTGGTGGCAGCTGAAATACGGTGCCAACCCGGACGAGCGTGAGCTGGACCTGGAAGGCTGGACCACCCGCGTGCTCGACGCCACCCGCGACGCCGTGGCTATCCGCCAACGGGCCGCTGTGGATGTCGGCGTGCTGCTGTCGGGTGGTGTCGACTCCAGCCTGCTGGTCGGCCTGTTGCGCGAAGTGGGCGTGGACGACCTGTCGACGTTCTCCATCGGCTTCGAAGATGCCGGTGGCGAACGTGGCGACGAGTTCCAGTATTCCGACCTGATCGCCAAGCACTACGGCACCCGCCACCACCAGTTGCGTATCGCCGAACACGAGATCATCGACCAGCTGCCAGCAGCATTTCGCGCCATGAGCGAGCCGATGGTCAGCCACGACTGCATCGCCTTCTACCTGCTGTCGCGGGAAGTGGCCAAGCACTGCAAGGGCGTGCAAAGCGGCCAGGGCGCCGACGAGCTGTTCGCCGGCTACCACTGGTACCCACAGGTGGATGGCGCCGAAGATGCCTTTGCGGCTTACCGCGACGCGTTCTTCGACCGCAGCCACGCCGAGTACCGCGACACCGTGCAGGCGCCTTGGCTGCTGGAAACCGACGCGGCCGGCGATTTCGTGCGCGAACATTTCGCCCGCCCCGGTGCCCGCGACGCAGTGGACAAAGCCCTGCGCCTGGACAGCACAGTGATGCTGGTGGACGACCCGGTCAAGCGGGTAGACAACATGACCATGGCCTGGGGCCTGGAGGCGCGCACACCGTTCCTGGACTACCGCCTGGTAGAGCTGTCGGCACGCATACCGGCGCGCTTCAAGCTACCCGACGGTGGCAAGCAAGTGCTCAAGCAGGCGGCACGGCGGGTGATCCCGCATGAGGTGATCGACCGCAAGAAGGGCTACTTCCCGGTGCCGGGCCTGAAGCACCTGGAAGGCGCCACCCTGGGCTGGGTACGTGAGCTGCTGACCGACCCCAGCCAGGACCGTGGGCTGTTCAACCCAGCCATGCTCGACCGCCTGCTGAGCAACCCGCACGGCCAGCTTACCCCGCTGCGCGGCTCCAAGCTGTGGCAGCTGGCGGCGCTGAACCTGTGGTTGAGCGAACAAGGAATCTGA
- a CDS encoding hypothetical protein (UPF0270 protein PA3463) — protein MLIPYDQLQAETLTLLIEDFVTRDGTDNGDDTPLETRVLRVRQALAKGQAFILFDPESQQCQLLAKHDVPRELLD, from the coding sequence ATGCTGATCCCCTACGACCAACTGCAAGCCGAAACCCTGACCCTGCTGATCGAAGACTTCGTCACCCGCGACGGCACCGACAACGGCGACGATACCCCGCTGGAAACCCGCGTGCTGCGGGTACGCCAGGCATTGGCCAAAGGCCAGGCGTTCATCCTGTTCGACCCGGAAAGCCAGCAGTGCCAGTTGCTCGCCAAGCATGACGTACCCCGCGAGCTGCTCGATTAG
- the xerC_3 gene encoding Tyrosine recombinase XerC (*Name xerC_3) translates to MDRKPMDLPAGVELVGRSIRIRFTWNKKRCCETLPLPQTPKGIAAAASLRAQVKGLDKLGALTTEKYAELFPNTRSVVVQEQTTPIFFDYAQDWLNSLQIVEGTRKNYRSALQVYWVPYLAEKPIDTITSVLLRKIMNDIKWTSPVRRKGVVGLLASIFQQAVTDELIVRNPALSIPGAKVPKREVDPFTKEEADSIIAHLYETTSGMTAIYAAYFEFCFYTGMRPGEVMALRWSEIDRRVKTANVCRIQIRGMIQDRTKTKRSRKVLLNDRALHALEKARPLTEARSDYVFAPSGTGDRSEMFIRSETSQKRYWLAALRKLGIRRRRMYDTRHTYATMCLMAGMNPAFIAAQLGHSVQVLLSTYAKWINSPNDWAELDKLKSLESGTKMVRAKSQ, encoded by the coding sequence ATGGATCGAAAGCCTATGGACCTGCCGGCCGGAGTCGAGCTTGTCGGGCGCTCAATCCGAATTCGCTTCACCTGGAACAAGAAGCGGTGCTGCGAGACGCTCCCCCTCCCTCAGACCCCGAAAGGGATCGCAGCAGCAGCGAGTCTACGTGCTCAAGTAAAGGGGCTGGACAAGCTCGGCGCGCTGACGACAGAGAAGTACGCCGAGCTGTTTCCCAATACGCGCAGCGTGGTGGTGCAGGAGCAAACTACCCCGATCTTCTTTGACTACGCGCAGGACTGGCTGAACAGCTTGCAGATCGTGGAAGGTACTCGGAAGAACTACCGCTCTGCCCTGCAGGTGTATTGGGTTCCGTACCTGGCCGAGAAGCCGATCGACACCATCACGTCAGTGCTCCTGCGCAAGATCATGAACGATATCAAGTGGACTTCCCCGGTACGCCGCAAGGGCGTGGTCGGCCTACTGGCGTCGATCTTCCAGCAGGCGGTGACGGACGAGTTGATTGTTCGAAATCCGGCCCTGTCTATCCCAGGCGCCAAAGTGCCGAAGCGTGAGGTCGACCCTTTCACCAAAGAGGAAGCGGATTCGATCATTGCTCATCTTTACGAAACGACGAGCGGCATGACGGCAATTTACGCCGCCTATTTCGAGTTCTGTTTCTACACCGGCATGCGGCCGGGCGAGGTGATGGCTCTGCGCTGGAGCGAGATCGACAGGCGCGTAAAGACTGCCAACGTTTGCCGCATTCAGATCCGTGGAATGATCCAGGATCGCACCAAAACGAAGCGTTCCCGAAAAGTTTTATTGAACGATCGCGCCCTGCATGCGCTCGAAAAAGCCAGACCGCTCACCGAGGCCCGTTCAGATTACGTGTTCGCGCCCAGTGGGACAGGTGACCGCTCGGAGATGTTCATTCGCTCCGAGACGAGTCAAAAACGCTACTGGCTGGCAGCCCTACGGAAGCTTGGTATCAGGCGTCGCAGGATGTACGACACGCGCCACACATACGCGACCATGTGCCTGATGGCCGGCATGAACCCGGCATTCATCGCCGCGCAACTCGGGCATAGCGTGCAGGTGCTGCTTTCGACATATGCGAAGTGGATCAACTCGCCGAATGACTGGGCTGAGCTTGATAAGCTGAAATCGCTGGAAAGTGGTACAAAAATGGTACGAGCTAAAAGCCAGTAA